One genomic segment of Rivularia sp. PCC 7116 includes these proteins:
- a CDS encoding GNAT family N-acetyltransferase — protein sequence MTIKIRSLDKGDEDVLCNLASDVFDYELDENLVAEFLADSRHHIVVAIDAGLVVGFASGVHYIHPDKPPELWINEVGVAPTHQRQGIGKKLLQEMFLKAKSLGCNQAWVLTNRSNIPAMGLYASIVESEAPEDVVMFNFSLSNGSNT from the coding sequence ATGACTATCAAGATTAGAAGTTTAGATAAAGGAGATGAAGATGTTCTTTGCAACCTTGCATCTGATGTATTTGACTACGAATTAGACGAAAATTTAGTAGCCGAATTTCTCGCAGATTCACGCCATCATATTGTAGTCGCAATTGACGCGGGGTTAGTTGTGGGTTTTGCATCGGGAGTACACTACATCCATCCAGACAAGCCACCTGAATTATGGATAAATGAAGTAGGGGTTGCACCGACTCATCAACGACAAGGTATTGGTAAGAAGTTACTCCAAGAAATGTTCTTAAAAGCAAAGTCTCTCGGTTGTAATCAGGCTTGGGTATTAACTAATCGTTCAAATATTCCAGCAATGGGGCTTTATGCATCAATAGTAGAAAGCGAGGCTCCCGAGGATGTAGTGATGTTCAACTTTAGCTTAAGCAATGGCAGCAATACTTGA